A region from the Buteo buteo chromosome 19, bButBut1.hap1.1, whole genome shotgun sequence genome encodes:
- the LOC142042092 gene encoding C-type lectin domain family 1 member B-like isoform X1 — MNHSHRLSIGLAAVCPYSQSTAIAGKKCDELEMEDEEGYTALNLRPSASVITPGYSSRNKCSAFKAPASCVATDRPSASTSIWRPVAFAFLALSLVLLTGLVTLLALFFQVSKDPEEGKKLQEMREALCFEGKEKNETKCALCPASWQNSGADNCFYISKQKKTWKQSQEFCSSRNSTLLVLKDKAKMVSLPQDSQFYWVGLSYVSEKGGWYWEDGTTFSKQATNWVMLYENIFCASLYGRIIYASNSCSTKQFWICEKLAIHFT, encoded by the exons ATGAACCATTCTCATCGCCTCAGCATTGGTCTCGCTGCAGTGTGCCCCTACTCCCAAAGTACTGCTATTGCAGGAAAGAAGTGTGACGAGCTGGAGATGGAGGATGAGGAAGGCTACACCGCTTTAAATTTACGACCCTCAGCTTCAGTTATTACTCCTGGATATTCGAGCAGAAACAAATGTTCTGCATTTAAGGCTCCAGCCAGTTGTGTTGCAACAGACA GACCCTCTGCCTCAACTTCCATATGGCGGCCAGTGGCCTTTGCTTTCCTCGCCTTGAGCCTGGTGCTGCTGACGGGGCTGGTAACTCTGCTAGCCCTGT TTTTTCAGGTTTCCAAGGATcctgaggaaggaaagaagctgCAGGAAATGAGGGAAGCGTTGTGTtttgaagggaaggagaagaatg AAACAAAATGTGCTCTCTGTCCAGCAAGCTGGCAAAACAGTGGAGCTGACAACTGCTTCtacatttcaaagcagaagaaaacatggaagCAAAGCCAGGAGTTCTGTTCCTCAAGAAACTCCACTCTTCTTGTGctaaaagacaaagcaaagatG GTTTCTCTGCCACAGGATTCACAGTTTTACTGGGTTGGATTATCATACGTATCTGAAAAGGGTGGCTGGTACTGGGAGGATGGAACAACTTTTTCCAAACAAGCGACAAACTG GGTAATGTTATATGAAAACATCTTCTGTGCCTCCTTATATGGACGGATTATTTATGCCAGCAACTCCTGTTCAACAAAGCAATTCTGGATATGTGAGAAACTGGCTATTCATTTTACCTGA
- the LOC142042092 gene encoding natural killer cells antigen CD94-like isoform X2, whose protein sequence is MNHSHRLSIGLAAVCPYSQSTAIAGKKCDELEMEDEEGYTALNLRPSASVITPGYSSRNKCSAFKAPASCVATDIFQVSKDPEEGKKLQEMREALCFEGKEKNETKCALCPASWQNSGADNCFYISKQKKTWKQSQEFCSSRNSTLLVLKDKAKMVSLPQDSQFYWVGLSYVSEKGGWYWEDGTTFSKQATNWVMLYENIFCASLYGRIIYASNSCSTKQFWICEKLAIHFT, encoded by the exons ATGAACCATTCTCATCGCCTCAGCATTGGTCTCGCTGCAGTGTGCCCCTACTCCCAAAGTACTGCTATTGCAGGAAAGAAGTGTGACGAGCTGGAGATGGAGGATGAGGAAGGCTACACCGCTTTAAATTTACGACCCTCAGCTTCAGTTATTACTCCTGGATATTCGAGCAGAAACAAATGTTCTGCATTTAAGGCTCCAGCCAGTTGTGTTGCAACAGACA TTTTTCAGGTTTCCAAGGATcctgaggaaggaaagaagctgCAGGAAATGAGGGAAGCGTTGTGTtttgaagggaaggagaagaatg AAACAAAATGTGCTCTCTGTCCAGCAAGCTGGCAAAACAGTGGAGCTGACAACTGCTTCtacatttcaaagcagaagaaaacatggaagCAAAGCCAGGAGTTCTGTTCCTCAAGAAACTCCACTCTTCTTGTGctaaaagacaaagcaaagatG GTTTCTCTGCCACAGGATTCACAGTTTTACTGGGTTGGATTATCATACGTATCTGAAAAGGGTGGCTGGTACTGGGAGGATGGAACAACTTTTTCCAAACAAGCGACAAACTG GGTAATGTTATATGAAAACATCTTCTGTGCCTCCTTATATGGACGGATTATTTATGCCAGCAACTCCTGTTCAACAAAGCAATTCTGGATATGTGAGAAACTGGCTATTCATTTTACCTGA
- the LOC142042216 gene encoding C-type lectin domain family 1 member B-like produces the protein MCLSFKRIVIEPQISSQIMPRNTEEEDGYSNLNHPPQHPARHYMSLNINQGRSLPFAVWWPAIFTLFALCLALTIGTIVLGLRGSKAPAGHNENLQGLKERLCLMGDANSKNNRPACSLCPVNWKWLGGDTCFYFSEKEATWQESEDFCFSRNATLLTLKRKSKLIRISQISQKKSYWIGLSYGVDGWSWIDDTKLSTKRMDWIYLSSKQNCAYLFYRNARVYSENCYEKYPWICEKAAVQLI, from the exons ATGTG TCTGTCTTTTAAGAGGATCGTTATTGAACCACAAATTAGTTCTCAGATAATGCCTAGGAAtacagaggaagaggatgggTACTCTAACTTAAATCACCCGCCACAGCATCCAGCCAGACACTACATGTCCCTGAACATCAACCAAG GACGCTCTCTTCCCTTTGCTGTATGGTGGCCAGCTATCTTCACTCTGTTTGCACTGTGCCTGGCCCTCACCATAGGAACGATAGTCCTAG GTCTCAGAGGTTCTAAGGCACCTGCGGGACATAATGAAAACCTGCAAGGACTAAAGGAGAGATTGTGCTTGATGGGTGATGCAAACAGCAAGAACAATA GACCTGCATGTTCACTCTGCCCTGTAAACTGGAAATGGCTTGGAGGTGACACCTGTTTctacttttcagaaaaggaggCCACATGGCAGGAAAGTGAAGACTTTTGCTTCTCCCGGAATGCTACCCTTCTtacactgaaaaggaaaagcaagttg aTTAGAATATCTCaaatatcacaaaaaaaatcttattggATTGGATTATCATATGGAGTTGATGGCTGGTCTTGGATAGATGATACGAAACTTTCTACAAAGAGAATGGACTG gattTATTTATCCTCTAAGCAAAACTGTGCATACCTGTTTTATCGTAATGCAAGAGTTTACAGTGAGAATTGTTATGAGAAATATCCCTGGATCTGTGAAAAGGCAGCAGTCCAGCTAATCTAA